The sequence CGCACGGCGGCCCGCCGTTCCGGCAGACCTTGATCAGGCCCGGGTATTCCATCGACGGCGTGCCGTAGAAGCCGGGCTCGCCGTACGTCGCGAACGTCGGGAAGCCGGCCTCCGTCGTCAGCTCCTCCTCGTGCCCGGGCTTGACCCTCCAGTAGCAGACCAGGGTGTGCACCGGCTGCACGGGCAGGTCGGCGCCGGTGACGGACTTCACCAGCTTGCTCGCCCACGCGCCCACCGTGATGATGCACTTGCCGCCGTGGAACTCCTCGCCGCTTGCTGTCTTCACCACGATCGTATTTCCTTCTCCTGACCAAAAGATTCTTTAGACAAACCGATTGCAATAATTGAGAGCTAGTACTCCGTTGGCTTGTTGCCTGCTTCCACCATGTAGGGCAAGCAGAATAATGAAGTACGGAGTACACTACACTACACCTACATGTGACGATGCAACAGTTCATATGCACGGGTAAAAAATCATCCATCAAATGTAAAATAAGCACACATTTGCTCTCTAAACGTAACAAGATCGGGACATAATATGTAAAACGTCAGAGCAGAAAGTTTTTGCACGATACATAGCTAAGAATGGTGCATCAAAATGTTGATGCAGCCGCTCGGAATGCGCCATCTGTCACTCACCTTGCCTGGCAACGTCGACGACCTCGGTTCTGTCCCTCACGACGGCGCCCATCTTGGCGGCGAGCGTTTGGAACATGGCCATCGCCTTGGTCGCCTTTATCACACCGGCCGGCCCGCTGGTCGCCGCGGCCCACCCCTCGGGCACCCTGAACGCCCCCGCCCACGCCGGCCGCGATGCGTCCCCCGCCGGGGCGAGCTCGGTGGCGCCGCCGTTGGCGATGGCGGCGACGAAGGCCGGCGCGTCCCGGGGCCCCAGGTCGAGGTGCGGGGTGGGCGTGAGCACGGTGTACCCGGCGTCGCGCTCGGCGTCGTGCCAGAGGCGGTGCGCGAGCCGGACCATGGGAGGGTACTGCGGCCGCGTGTAGGTGGGGCGGGTGGTGCGGGACTCGCCGTGCGACGAGCCGCGCTGGTGCAGCAGGTCGAAGCGCTCGAGCAGGAGCACGCTCGCGCCCCGGGACGCCGCCGCGTGCGCCGCACAGCTGCCAATGATGCCCGCGCCCACCACGATGACGTCGAACGAGCGCTCGGCCGGCGGCGCAGCCATGGTTGACGTTCCTGTGTCTGCACCGGCGTGCGTGCGCTGCGCGAGCTTGCTCTGGAGATTGGAGAGTGAGGTAGAGGGGGATAGGAACCAGGCGATAGAGAGCGAACTTGTGTAGGACGGGCTACTTGTAGGCCGTGGCcgtcatttcaaaagattgacgaTGATAGTTCCAAGTTAAAAAAGAAAATAA comes from Triticum aestivum cultivar Chinese Spring chromosome 5B, IWGSC CS RefSeq v2.1, whole genome shotgun sequence and encodes:
- the LOC123112502 gene encoding probable sarcosine oxidase, which produces MAAPPAERSFDVIVVGAGIIGSCAAHAAASRGASVLLLERFDLLHQRGSSHGESRTTRPTYTRPQYPPMVRLAHRLWHDAERDAGYTVLTPTPHLDLGPRDAPAFVAAIANGGATELAPAGDASRPAWAGAFRVPEGWAAATSGPAGVIKATKAMAMFQTLAAKMGAVVRDRTEVVDVARQGEGNTIVVKTASGEEFHGGKCIITVGAWASKLVKSVTGADLPVQPVHTLVCYWRVKPGHEEELTTEAGFPTFATYGEPGFYGTPSMEYPGLIKVCRNGGPPCDPDGRDWATGTGAGGIAEIVARWIDEFMPGVVDTAGGPVLRQPCMCCMTPDEDFVIDFLGGEEFGKDVVIGAGFSGHGFKMGPAVGKILAELALDGESGTAAEAGLELEHYLIGRFEGNPMGNATSH